The genomic DNA CTCATCGAACGCCGCTCTGGCAGTTGCTCGCGCGCTTGGCCCGCCATGACCGTGAACGATGCCAATACGCCGCGCGCCCACGGCGAGAATGATGCGCTCGGGAAGCTCCTGCCAAAGCTCGACCGGGTCGTTGTTTCCGTGGACGGCGAGGGTCGGGGCAACCGTCGCGAGACGATCGAGCACCGATCGCGTGACGACGTCACCACCGTGAACGATCAATCCGACATCGAAGCGCCGGAAGAGATCGAGCACGGGCTCGGGGAACGGCCGGGAACCGCCCCCTTCGAAGATGTGGGTATCGGAAATGAGACCGATCGTGAGAGGAGGGTCGAACTCGTGGCGATCGATGCGACCGGAGAGCGGC from Thermomicrobiales bacterium includes the following:
- a CDS encoding metallophosphoesterase family protein; the encoded protein is MAPRKRVKRTYPPLSGRIDRHEFDPPLTIGLISDTHIFEGGGSRPFPEPVLDLFRRFDVGLIVHGGDVVTRSVLDRLATVAPTLAVHGNNDPVELWQELPERIILAVGARRIGIVHGHGGPSARATARAAFDEPLEMVVYGHSHIPKIEKEDGVVYFNPGSATDRRWSAHFGIGIVTIDEQGIRPELILFDAAAHLSSIEPHPHSGANT